In Glycine max cultivar Williams 82 chromosome 10, Glycine_max_v4.0, whole genome shotgun sequence, the DNA window CCAAACCACCCATTGCGAAGGTTAACTGATACCTTCAACCAACTTGCAGTTGGTTCATCATATTTTGCCTTAATGatatttgatatgatattaGAACACTCATAGGTTGGTTGAAACCTATGTACAAAGACATTGTCAATAccacatttaaaaaacattttaagaaaaattaataattaaataaaatgcacTTACTCTCCTTTATATGTACGAATGAAAAGTCTCTTGTTAATAATATGTTCACAATTTGGATCAGGTGGGTACTCAGGTGTAAGAGAATCATCTGGTGCTGAAGGTGAAGAGTCTCTAATAGGGGTAGTGGGAATTGACTCTCTTAAAAAGGTCGAATTTAGTTGGTCTTGAGTTGTAGGAAGTGTGTTTGGAATCGGCGCAATGACATGAATCATTGACTCTGAGGTTGATATGCGAATGGAGGAGGAAGTGGAAGGGTTGGTGGTTGTTAGTCGTcgtttacgactaacttttgtatagaaaagtcttccaaaatgtatataaatctcccaatttatggttcttcttggtaggattgtaaataaaattgctTTGTTTTGATCTCTGCTCAGTAGAAACCTCTTTACatggaattaatgttaaattttctttaatttcaggcAAAAATGAGCTATTTTGAAGAAGTGTCAAATGAGTcattgcgctaagcgagctcaatGCGCTTAGTGCGCATCAACGGCTAAGCTCAATATCAacgcgcttagcgagtaaaGGGAAATCTGGAAAGACATCtgcgtatttttttaatttcattttcttataattcatttttttataattttttaatgtttaattttttttctatgtcaatatagttataaaataatgataccaatattaactaaaaaaaactaatttgaatttttgaattatattaaataattaacaataaatacGTGTTATTAATTGTAATTTATCTATCTTCATTTTAGGAATTGTAGTTTGAACATAAATTACCCCTAATTCTAATAgcatgtttgatttaatttttttaaaaattgaaaattattattaaggtTAAAATGATGGTTTTGGTAACTTTTActcaaatcaaaattattggGTTATAaaagatgaaccaaacatattataaatcaaataatatcattgtattttatatcaattagcacatcatttgatattattattataatatttttattgaaaccattgaattaaaattatatatacagaAGGGTAAACAAATGtttgatttataatttaaattgagaaTCAATGCCAagtgtaaattatattttttttccagtcGAATGATATATACTCCTTAACAAATAAAAGTTATGATTTATctgtatttttgtaaaataaacaagaaagttatattttaaatatttgaaaatagatatttaaactttaaagacttttatttttttaaaaatatacaaaaatcaatttttagcaAAGAAATAGTATCTacgaaatattatttttgaggATGGGTTTTCAATATtaccttcatttttctttatagatTTAGAAATCAAATTAAGAGGTATTTTgacattgaaattttatttttgtaaaaaaatattttttaaattaaaaaataatcaaatatttttttacatattttaaaaaataagttatttaatatataaaaaataaaaaattgcatattatttttcgtattttcttttgttctaaatatgttagatttttttaatttgaaattttattttatttattagaaaataatattaataataattcatatgacatttttatatgcattttctgtatatttttaaatgaacatttaaataaaattgataaatattattttattgttacaaTGTTACTTTTAtgcaagataaataattaaaatatcaaatatttaaaaaataaatgtacttACCCTTAAAACTCTCAAATTTAATTgagtatttaatatttgaattgaatcattacttttgaaaatatataaaattatgaattttttaatgtgTCAATTGTGAGagatttttgaaaaagtttcatCTTTGTAGGTCAATTCAATCTAAGTATTCTTTTATAAATCTCCCATAATTGTTTTACCCCATAGGTTATTGACTCCAACATTATCATTATCGTCGACTTTTCCACCACCATCACCATTATCTTCATTGTTGTAGTTATCGCTATAGTCATTGTCGTCATCATCGTAAGTGTtgtcattatcattattatctACTATCGATCGATGTTGTCGCCTCCATCACCACTTCCACTGCCAACCCCACCTACAAAACAATAATGACAATGATGATAGTGATAGTaggcaacaacaacaatagtacgagacaataacaataatagtgataataaatatagttttttttaaaagaacttaactatgttttggttaaattagttttttagtcttttaatttattttttagattggcCTTCTAGTTATTTTAGGATTCAATTtgattatctaattttttaaaaataattcaatttgattttatcGTCAAAATCCAATCAACCATGTTGAAAAATCATACTTTATGACGATTTAAAATCATCACAAAACACATATTTTCCCACGTCATCATTCTAATTTAGACGAaaggattaaattgaattatattaaaaaaattagaggatcaaattgattTCAATCTAGAGTGAAAACAATTTTTGACCAAACACTTTAtcttatttcctatcaaatttcaaattaattaatattttttttcataataaacaggataattaagacttttttaatgtttaaaagataaaaattttatccattaaaaattatcaaataattcaggatcaatgaattaatttaacgttttttttttgtttcctgttGAAAAACAGAATCTATTAGTCCTGTTGTAATTAAGGGACGCCAGCGTAATCTAaacaacagaaaaataaaaactaccgATATCCATTTTAGTATCCATGCTTATCCAGTTATCCATTCCTATATAAAGGAgggaaagagaagaatattagcAAATTAACCTGCGCAAGCGAAGGTGCTTTCTTAGTTGTGCTGCTAACGACAATCCATGGAAATGATAAGCTccaaattcttcttcttcttcttttcaacTCTCTGTCTTCTCTACGGATTTTCCAACGCCACCGATATTCACTATTGCGGTTActctcttaaccctttttgatgtttactttttttcttttttttttttatttttttttcctaacatATGATGTCATCAAGTTCTTATTTGGGGGGGtttaaagattttaaattttgttcgtGGTTTTAGTTTCCTCGTGATCCTTGATATTGCAGGAAATTACATACAAAAATTAGGAATATTGGTTACTTGATTTAGGGTTTGAAGGGTGGTCTTAAAGTTTTAAACTTTCCCACGAAAATGGTTGATTAAACAATTGGGTTTTTCTGtacggattttttatttttatatatattggatCGTACGTcaatttcgttcttatttgtttttaggtgttaattttattcaattaggAAACTTACCGTTGgggatatttttatgtttatattaatAATCTGACTTTGATTGAATAATCAGTTCTGTTCAGTTGAATTAACATATTGAATAATTACTTGAAGTTGTCTTTTAGTTGTCAGGGATTCTTCTCGttgattagttttaaaatttaatggttTACAAATTGTTTTGTTGCATCATACTATTATTCTTGCTGCTTTGCCcgttattgaataaaatattgcTTAATTATCTATGTCAGATAAGAAAGCTGACTATGATGTTGAGGTCAAAGGGGTTGAAATATCTCCTGATCCCATCGCACGAGGCCAGCCTGCTACATTCAGCATTGCTGCAACTACAGGTACCCTGTGATTtcacatgtttttattatttttagtttctgttATATCCATTTTCATGCATATTTCTTTATGCACATGTGAATTGAAAGtttgttattttacttattttatatgtttattcTGTTTTCACCACATGCCTCTTGTTGTGTGTGTGATCCTGGTAGCTGACTTCACCTAGTGTGATAAGGCTTTTTTCGCTTGCTTGTTTATTTGTGATGTATATTCTTAACATAGAAAGTAAAGTTATTTGGAAATTTCAATGCGATTGGTATGATTGTTTGTTTGTATATGTACTATGTAGCATAGTGGTGCAATTCGAGGTACGGATGGATGAGGTTTCGgtggataataaaaaaatttctttcttttctctaatCCAACCATTTCATGACTCAGGTAAAGCTTTATCTGGAGGGAAGCTAGTGATTGATGTGTCATATTTCGGATGGCACATACACAGTGAGACCCATGACCTTTGTGGAGAAACTACTTGCCCTGTTTCAGCTGGTGATTTTGTGATTGCTCATTCCCAAGTTTTACCTGGATTCACTCCACCTGTAAGTCAATGTTCTGTTTATTCCTTGagcatgtgtgtgtattttgttGGAAGAGGAAATTTATCTATTGATCTGTACAAGTGCAGATTTGCATCCAATCCAATCTCTAACTTCCTAAATTGGGCTTCTCCTATAGTCATTGGAATTTGGAACTTGGAAAGAAATCTTTATACGCATGTTATGGCATGTAAACATCTTAAGATAGGGGATTGACTTATATTGAGCACTACTGAATCTGATGATGGGTCTTATATTGTTTGATACTTAGAACTAGTATATTATGtgttttatcattttcaatttttttatattgatatatagGAATTGGAGGGTGAACTTGATATGGTTGATCATTGATGTGAATTTTCCAGTGAATGTTCTTGTAAATGATACAAACTAGTTCCTTTAACCAATATAGAAATGACAATTTCAGTGTGttgaaattttgtttatttctaaTGTTGCTACTTTTTTTTGAATTGCAACTTGCTTTTAATCCAGCAAGCCAACAGGAAGTATTGTttaatcatgaaattttttgcaattttcatgaATGGCTGTATTGACAAATTCCTAGTTGACTGCTCATGTTTtgtattttatcatattttaaattagacTTGTACTATTTAATGGCATACCAACTGCCTAATTACATGGGGCTTTGTTGAGAAGGTGTTTAGGTTTCTAATTAAAgcattgtattatatttttaagagtgTTTAATTATACAATgtgattttgtttcttgttcaatgcgattttttttcaatctcacAGCTCTCACCATCTATTGTATTTTGCAGGGTTCATACactttgaagatgaagatgttcGATGGAAACAAGCATGAGTTAACCTGCATTACATTTGGTTTTGATATTGGGTTTGGTTCCTCTGTGGCTGATAGCTAATTGAAATTGGTCATCGAAATCTATGATCAGAAACAGATCTATATAAATTACTTGTACAAACTGCAAAGTACCTTTATGTTACCAGATCCTTCTTCTATAATCCAGCATGACCAGTGTCTGAATTAAGAATCAGAAAAATGTCTTGTATTTTCTGGGATTGAAAACACAAACTATgtgtttctttatttatttttctatattcttACTACACTCAGAAGGTAGATCAACATTGTGCAATGTTTATACACATATTTTGACTGTGGTCTGAGGGTATTATCGTGATGTAATGATATATTCCTCCTTGCATATAAAATAGAGTGCCCACGTTAATATTTGGAACTAGGGATGAACATGTCATCTCATccaagtaataaaattaaaagtctgATGCCAAAATCCCAGTCTGTATAAGAGATAATGCCAGAAGCATAGTAATGTTGGTACATAAGTTTTTGTACTCTGCTCGATTTTGATATGAGTATCAAGGTAAATCTGGTTTAAAGAGTATCAGTGCAGCATTTATTTCAAAAGTGGATTTACCAAAATGTTATTCCCATGTCTAATGATCATAATATTACTTGCGCAAGGACTACATGTTCGTAGATACCCATTTGGTGACGGACGTACAATTGGTTGGAGtttttagtacatatatgtCTAATGATCATAAAACTTTTTACATAGTACATTTGATTGCAAATGGAAGAACTCCTTATCTGGGGTATCTCTGGAAAAAGGGTTCTGTCATGTATATCACTTTTGTAAGggatgaaattgagaatgatttTGGAATGGTAAAAAGTTGgggtgaaatttaaatttttggaaaatgtggaGAAAATTGAGTGAGATTTGTAAGAGTTTATTGTCTATGCATCGAAagtgtaaaatagttttacattgtcattcaattataaatcatcatttgaattattttaagataattattttaaaagtcaataaacttattatacatgATGGATAAGTAAAACATTCTACACTTTCCATGTATaatcctttttctctttctttatatGTATGAAAACTAATTTTCAGAGTTTCTTGTACTTAGTTTAGGTGATTGACATATTgtttattatcaaataattaatttcttcaaCATTGTGAACAAAGTATAGATAAATTTGTAACTTAAATGATTCAATGCTAaactacatttttgtttagataaaaaagaaaactacatgtttgttcatttattttattcaatttctaGTTAGAATGTAGTACATGATTGTATACTTTGTTTCCCTCAATCTGTTCACAACAGAGGCATAACATGTACACAAATGGTAACTAATCATGACCGTGGGCACACACACTTCGTCTCCATTGCACTAGGCATCATCAGTGGTCCAAGGACACTCTTTAGTAATAGTGGTTCTAAATCAACATAACCATGTGCATGATTGAGATTAATGCCGGCAATTTGGCATGGTTCCCCCTTCTAGTATGTAACCAATGAAGgggaatttttttcctttcattgttATTAGTTGACAAATATCCATCATAGTTCATAGTCCAGATGATGATTGAGGTACCAAATGTTTGGTAATGGGTCATGCACTCTGATCAGATAAGGGAGAGAGGGGTCAACCTTGCCCCCACAGCATGCATTGATTATTCAAAAACTTAGTAAAGCATTCTAACATTGCACAGCTTTCCGTAACCACCTTTTTTAGCCTTTAGAACTTAAAGAACACTCTTATCCTCAGCCTTTCTGTCCTCAGTTCAGCATATCCTAGTGTGCTATCATTCTCACCTCATCTTTTTCTCCAATCCATAAGTTTTTAGTCTCTCCCTCATTTCACATGCCATCCAATTTAGACTTGAAAGGAATGAAAAGCAGGTTCCTTAGAAAATTGAAACACATTCCAACCATTACCAACTTGAAACAAGGTCCAGCCCTTCAGCTCAATCCACCAGTCTATGATGATCAAGATCACAAGCCCCACAACCTGGCTGAACTAGAGATTGGCCTcaatggaagtgaagatgataaGCATTATGAGTTAAAAGAAATGCGATTTGAAGCCACACCCACCAAAGGTTCCAAAGAGAAAGAGCTTGTTGAGAAAAACTTATTAGTGGTTTCTAGTCCTAGTAAAAGCATGCATCAACAAATTCAAGTCAAAGAGTACCCATCTCTAACAGATTTTGAAGAGATACATCCACCAGGTGGAAGCCAAGCAGTGATTCTCTACACCACAAGCTTGAGAGGCATAAGAAAAACATTTCAGGACTGCAACACGGTACGCTTTTTGATGAGAAGCTTCAAGATAACATACCATGAGAGGGATGTTTCTCTACACTTGGAGTATAGAGAGGAATTGTGGAAGATCTTGGGTTGCAAAGTGATCCCTCCAAGGCTTTTCATTAAAGGGAGGTACATTGGAGGAGCTGATGAAGTTGTAGGATTGCATGAGATGGGGTGGcttggaaagcttttggaagGAACACCAATGGACTTTGCTGATGGTCCTTGCAAAGGTTGTGCCTGCATGAGGTTTTCCATTTGTTCCAATTGTAATGGTAGTTGCAAAGTGTTCACCACCAATGGTGACAACAAGAATGAATGCTTCATCAGGTGTCCTGAATGCAATGAGAATGGACTTGTCAAATGCACCATTTGCTGCTACTAGAAATTGGTCTAAGACCAAGGTTATGTGTATTTGTTCCTATTTCTAATTATCTTCTAACTTTTGGTTCACTTGTAACGTATTGCTAATGTATCTGATAGCGTGTTTGGAAAGCcgttgagaaagaaaaaaatcacattCGGGGTGTGGAagctataattattaattagctTCTCAAAATCGCATCCAAGATGTGGAAAATCATATCCAAAATGTAGAACCAAACATGCTAAGAGTCCTTAGAAATGGACATTGTAGTGATTGTACTAAGTCCTTTAGATGGAAGAACTATAAGCGGATGCTATGCAGGGACAAATAAAAAAGTTGCACAAACAAGTTACTAATCAGAAGCTTGTTTATGATTAGTTCCGGATACCTATTGAATGAAAATTTGTGTTTAATGTTTCTATGAGAAAATGTTGCGTGTATTTAGTAAGAGAGTTAGTGGTTTTTGAAGCAGAACTTGTGAAAACTAGTTGGACAAGGCATGTCATTGTTGTTATGGTCATCCACAGCAAAAGAAAACGGAACTAGATGAAGAAAATGGAACTACAAACAATGATCATTCAAGGGTAAAGAGGATCAAAATAGAAGCAGGAAAATTCTGTGGATATGTTGTTGGCTACCTTATGATTGCGGGAGCATGCACGTGACATTTCTTAAAGTAAATTTGACGAGTGTGTGGACTGTGGATATAACatcctattttatttaattattcttaatGATATAATGTTTCAgtgaaatcaaaatattatattttttaaatttttttattataatttaatgttgGGAGGGAAATACTTACCTTTGTGTGTTTAAGAACTCCAACAAAGATTTATCATTGTTTTGAACAGGAATATCTTTATACTGAtatcatgattaaaaaaaattatattttaaaaatgtactaaaaatataatacaaattatgttatttttcatcttattcTAACCTGTTCATAAAGTGAGATTTTAGAAACTTTAGTATTTTGTACGAAAACAATTACTTGAAAATGGTGGGGGCTTATAACAAATTGATGTTTCCACATACCAGCTGGATAGTGGGTTTTGAATTGAAAGAATGACAAATACACTAAAGCCATTTGTTTCcgaaaattcaaaagaaaaatcccaaaaagatatattttaagatttataTTGTCttgcctaaaaaataaaatagatttataTTGTCTCCGTAGCCTGTTCAAatgtcatataattttttaaaatttattaattttctaaagGGGATtgacaaattacaaaattactaaacttaagttataaaaaaaaaatactaaacttaaattaatattgtttagataacaataataaaaccaccacttaattttagatttttacttCCAAAACTTTATGACTTAATGGTGTATGATGTCTCAATATATCTTGTCTAAATATCATGTTAACTCACTTCCTGTCCAACATTAATTAACCATAGCTGGTTTAAatctaaatatgaaaaattaatccTCAAGTTGAACCTATGGCTACTCGTATTATGAACACATTTACAAAGAAGTCaacaaattgataaagaaaaataaaagtggaTCAAGAAATGGACTATTGAATCGAAGACTATAACAACACAAGGGCCAGCATGAACCTGACATGATAAAGCCCACAAAAGATTTTCTTGATAACGCTTAGGGTATTATTATTAGCTCCAACCAATCCCTAGCAGCCTAGGGCAAATACGAATATACCCTTCCCCACCCCACCCAAAATACCCCCTtcttccctttctccattccttttattctctcctcttttttttttttttttttttttcctttctttgttcattcattcatttcctCTTTCCCTCTCTGCACTTACACTATTGAaggtattcttttttttttcttttctgtaaaTAAAATGGAATCTTGATTTCATTGTACATTTATGCACAACAGAATCaatattccattttttttgggGATTTTGGTTACACAACAGAATCAATATTTCATTGTAAATTATATAACGAAGtcatacttctattttttttatgatttctttATATTCGTAAATGTGGTTCAAAGACCATCTCATCATTGAAAACAAATTCGAGCTTTAGCTTCATTTGAATTTATCAGGCCAATACCCAAATGAGAGGATTGACAGACACTTCAAAGTggtaatgtaataaaaaattggGTGAATACATGCGACCAGCTATCTAGCCTTCACAGCTAACATGTTAACTTTCAAGATTTGTTTTTACATGAATATTTAATAGTGCATACTCACTATCATGCTACATTAATATGGCCATTTAAAATGTGTCTGATCTTTGTGTGCTTAATATGTATATCTTttcactttgcatatttttttttggaaaggaaGAAAGGAAGTGTCTCATTATCTTTTGACTTTGTTTAGTTaacctctttctttcttttgtggtATTTCATTCctcttatttttatgatttttttaatacgaAAATATGGACTTTGACTGCTATACTACAATATgataaaagaaacatatataatatgTGTTTTGTTTGGtcatgttacatttttttaccaaataatttgatttttcttaataaaatctaattattttttatatgttttataattattctattatctcagttatttccttttatttgaaACTTAGGAATGGAAGATGTTGTCGAAatttggattaatttttttgacaatCCCACGACAATAAACTAGTACATATCTTTTgtaatgaaggaaaaaaaaaattaaaattacaaataattgaTTTCTTTATATTAGTAGGTGTGGTTCAAAGACCATGCCATCATTAAAAACAAACACCAATTTTAACTTCATTCCAGATGTAACATTAGAAAAATATACTTTGTAGAGTTGTTTTGCAATTGGCCTCATTCCTTAATTAATACCCTTACATCCTATTtgtatattctttttttctttctttctatttttcatgTTGAAGAAATATAACTTAAACATTCACTATTAGCTGTTCACTGTTTCTAAAGTTGTGAACTTTTTTCCTCAAAACTCAAGCAAAACCTTTAGTTTTGAaatcctttaatttattttgtattttttttgtgggtaagatatttttttataccaattctacaaaattttttttttggcctCTGCAATATTTGATGCATCAGATTTTGaatctttttattcatttatttatttccattaatGAAGTTGTCTTTTAAGAGAAgtcatttgtaattttgtatccAAACTATCTTTTATGTGTGTTCTTCCTATACTTAAATAACAGAAACTGTACCAAGTGAATGGGAGAGCAAGATTGGATTTAGAATTTAGAATACTGAGTATTTAATTTATGGCTTATGCATGTGCAGATACCAAATAAGCAAATACTATGAGTGTTTTGTGACCCATTTGAGATCAACACATTGTAGTTCATTTGTGGTACTTTAAGGGAACGTCTGTGTATACAAATATCATCTGGATGCTTATATGCTTTATCAGctaagttttatcttttatattaatCAGAATTCATTTTGCTCTACGATAAAGAAGAGCTTGATGATTAGGTGGATGTTGTAGGATAAAGAAGGTGAGGATTAGGAAGATGACCAGATTGATCAATTAAAAGTTTTTCCTATTTATTCTGAATCTTTCTTATTTGTTGTACTTCATGATGATGAGGGAGACAAACATAATATATGTATCTTATTTCTCAAGACTACTTGGTTGGAAATATAAGTAATTAAGAATGGTAACTGACACGCTCTCCTCCCGCATGTATTTGTGTCCTTTAGTGATATTTCATAACAAAATATGATatttgaagttaaaaaaaaaacaacaaccaaGAATTGTAGATCCATAGCAAAATCTTATTATATTCTTAAGTGGGAAAAACATGAtgaatagaaacaaaaataaattttacaaaactaaAAGCAAGAAAAAAGACTGTTTGAAACGcaacataattttaaaccaTCTTTTAAcaatggatttttttatttaaaagtgaaaattatgattttaattttaaaactcaaacagGGTAACAAAAAAACTCCCTTTTTATCTAAtccagttttagggttttaaaatttcctttctttttttaaattaaataaattttaaaattgcatGCTGATAACTCTAAAAGTAAGTAACCCATCATTtttgttaaatgaaaaatatttttaaaagaaaaagtaaatttaaagtattgatttattttaaaaaaatataataaattttagaaaaataaaagcagaattcgttttttaaaatttttatttgttttaaatttttttaataaactttagAAAACTAAAAGCaggaaaaaaacttttaaaacggaaataattataaacctatttttaagaatgactttttataatttttaaatcatttatttttaagaggaaaaatagtaatttaaaaaatttccatattccaagaaa includes these proteins:
- the LOC100791955 gene encoding uncharacterized protein At5g39865 — translated: MKSRFLRKLKHIPTITNLKQGPALQLNPPVYDDQDHKPHNLAELEIGLNGSEDDKHYELKEMRFEATPTKGSKEKELVEKNLLVVSSPSKSMHQQIQVKEYPSLTDFEEIHPPGGSQAVILYTTSLRGIRKTFQDCNTVRFLMRSFKITYHERDVSLHLEYREELWKILGCKVIPPRLFIKGRYIGGADEVVGLHEMGWLGKLLEGTPMDFADGPCKGCACMRFSICSNCNGSCKVFTTNGDNKNECFIRCPECNENGLVKCTICCY
- the LOC100306050 gene encoding uncharacterized protein LOC100306050 precursor, with amino-acid sequence MEMISSKFFFFFFSTLCLLYGFSNATDIHYCDKKADYDVEVKGVEISPDPIARGQPATFSIAATTGKALSGGKLVIDVSYFGWHIHSETHDLCGETTCPVSAGDFVIAHSQVLPGFTPPGSYTLKMKMFDGNKHELTCITFGFDIGFGSSVADS